Proteins from one Acanthopagrus latus isolate v.2019 chromosome 18, fAcaLat1.1, whole genome shotgun sequence genomic window:
- the LOC119007560 gene encoding CD209 antigen-like isoform X3, translating to MEAMEIDDDFSGSRNLTVKGLINREDLRRRKQPSKCQTVCLGLLCTALLAGNIGQIIHYDTISRQHNPTQASFIAQADQLQSGYEAFAAEREQLEARLTNLTTERDQLQQSYNSLTTERDQFSASLNNVTTEKDLLKGNWSLLARDNDELQRSYDTLWKEKEQFKTRYETLHEENEQLQANYGSLLKVKDELQKTVDKVKRRACKTGWQKFDISCYFVSAQQKNWTSSRQECINMGADLVVIDSLDEQAFVKGMLKSGQNAWIGLTDSLTEGTWMWVDGTPVTTSYWQPGQPNSFNGNQDCGEILHRAAGVGEWNDDGCFAEQNWICEN from the exons ATGGAAGCTATGGAAATCGATGACGACTTCAGTGGAAGTCGTAACCTCACTGTGAAAGGCCTCATTAACAGAG AGGATCTTCGGAGAAGAAAGCAGCCGTCCAAATGTCAAACAGTGTGTCTTGGATTACTGTGCACTGCCCTGTTGGCAGGTAACATTGGACAGATCATCCACT ATGACACGATCAGTCGTCAACACAACCCAACGCAGGCCAGCTTCATCGCTCAAGCAGATCAGCTGCAGAGCGGCTATGAGGCTTTCGCTGCAGAGAGGGAACAGTTGGAGGCCCGACTGACTAACCTGACTACAGAGAGAGACCAGCTGCAGCAAAGTTACAACTCTTTGACCACTGAGAGAGATCAGTTCAGTGCCAGTCTCAACAATGTGACAACAGAGAAGGACCTGTTAAAG GGAAATTGGTCTCTGCTGGCGAGGGACAACGACGAGCTGCAGAGAAGCTACGACACattgtggaaagaaaaagaacaatttaAAACCCGTTATGAGACTCTCCATGAGGAAAACGAGCAGTTACAGGCAAATTACGGCAGTCTATTGAAAGTTAAGGATGAGTTACAGAAGACCGTCGATAAAGTAAAAA GAAGGGCATGTAAGACAGGCTGGCAGAAGTTTGACATCAGCTGTTACTTTGTCTCAGCTCAGCAGAAAAACTGGACTTCAAGCAGACAAGAGTGCATCAACATGGGAGCAGATCTTGTCGTCATAGACAGCCTGGATGAACAg GCATTTGTCAAGGGCATGTTGAAATCAGGTCAAAATGCCTGGATTGGTCTGACTGACAGTCTCACAGAGGGGACGTGGATGTGGGTGGATGGGACCCCCGTCACCACATC ATACTGGCAGCCCGGGCAGCCCAACAGCTTCAATGGGAACCAGGACTGTGGAGAAATcctgcacagagcagcaggagtggGAGAATGGAACGACGACGGCTGTTTCGCTGAACAGAACTGGATCTGTGAAAATTAA
- the LOC119007560 gene encoding C-type lectin domain family 4 member M-like isoform X1: MEAMEIDDDFSGSRNLTVKGLINREDLRRRKQPSKCQTVCLGLLCTALLAGNIGQIIHYDTISRQHNPTQASFIAQADQLQSGYEAFAAEREQLEARLTNLTTERDQLQQSYNSLTTERDQFSASLNNVTTEKDLLKAIYDTLKQGSDQLKTSCNDIQRNLEDLQTNHNNLTKSRDQLQARYSTLQREKDELHTLFRQLQGNWSLLARDNDELQRSYDTLWKEKEQFKTRYETLHEENEQLQANYGSLLKVKDELQKTVDKVKRRACKTGWQKFDISCYFVSAQQKNWTSSRQECINMGADLVVIDSLDEQAFVKGMLKSGQNAWIGLTDSLTEGTWMWVDGTPVTTSYWQPGQPNSFNGNQDCGEILHRAAGVGEWNDDGCFAEQNWICEN, encoded by the exons ATGGAAGCTATGGAAATCGATGACGACTTCAGTGGAAGTCGTAACCTCACTGTGAAAGGCCTCATTAACAGAG AGGATCTTCGGAGAAGAAAGCAGCCGTCCAAATGTCAAACAGTGTGTCTTGGATTACTGTGCACTGCCCTGTTGGCAGGTAACATTGGACAGATCATCCACT ATGACACGATCAGTCGTCAACACAACCCAACGCAGGCCAGCTTCATCGCTCAAGCAGATCAGCTGCAGAGCGGCTATGAGGCTTTCGCTGCAGAGAGGGAACAGTTGGAGGCCCGACTGACTAACCTGACTACAGAGAGAGACCAGCTGCAGCAAAGTTACAACTCTTTGACCACTGAGAGAGATCAGTTCAGTGCCAGTCTCAACAATGTGACAACAGAGAAGGACCTGTTAAAGGCAATTTATGACACTTTAAAGCAAGGGAGCGATCAGTTAAAGACAAGCTGTAACGACATACAGAGGAACCTTGAGGATTTACAGACCAATCACAATAATCTGACAAAAAGTAGAGACCAATTACAGGCCAGATACAGTaccctgcagagagaaaaagatgagtTACACACTCTTTTTCGTCAACTACAGGGAAATTGGTCTCTGCTGGCGAGGGACAACGACGAGCTGCAGAGAAGCTACGACACattgtggaaagaaaaagaacaatttaAAACCCGTTATGAGACTCTCCATGAGGAAAACGAGCAGTTACAGGCAAATTACGGCAGTCTATTGAAAGTTAAGGATGAGTTACAGAAGACCGTCGATAAAGTAAAAA GAAGGGCATGTAAGACAGGCTGGCAGAAGTTTGACATCAGCTGTTACTTTGTCTCAGCTCAGCAGAAAAACTGGACTTCAAGCAGACAAGAGTGCATCAACATGGGAGCAGATCTTGTCGTCATAGACAGCCTGGATGAACAg GCATTTGTCAAGGGCATGTTGAAATCAGGTCAAAATGCCTGGATTGGTCTGACTGACAGTCTCACAGAGGGGACGTGGATGTGGGTGGATGGGACCCCCGTCACCACATC ATACTGGCAGCCCGGGCAGCCCAACAGCTTCAATGGGAACCAGGACTGTGGAGAAATcctgcacagagcagcaggagtggGAGAATGGAACGACGACGGCTGTTTCGCTGAACAGAACTGGATCTGTGAAAATTAA
- the LOC119007560 gene encoding CD209 antigen-like isoform X2 → MEAMEIDDDFSGSRNLTVKGLINREDLRRRKQPSKCQTVCLGLLCTALLAGNIGQIIHYDTISRQHNPTQASFIAQADQLQSGYEAFAAEREQLEARLTNLTTERDQLQQSYNSLTTERDQFSASLNNVTTEKDLLKAIYDTLKQGSDQLKTSCNDIQRNLEDLQTNHNNLTKSRDQLQARYSTLQREKDELHTLFRQLQGNWSLLARDNDELQRSYDTLWKEKEQFKTRYETLHEENEQLQANYGSLLKVKDELQKTVDKVKRRACKTGWQKFDISCYFVSAQQKNWTSSRQECINMGADLVVIDSLDEQAFVKGMLKSGQNAWIGLTDSLTEGTWMWVDGTPVTTS, encoded by the exons ATGGAAGCTATGGAAATCGATGACGACTTCAGTGGAAGTCGTAACCTCACTGTGAAAGGCCTCATTAACAGAG AGGATCTTCGGAGAAGAAAGCAGCCGTCCAAATGTCAAACAGTGTGTCTTGGATTACTGTGCACTGCCCTGTTGGCAGGTAACATTGGACAGATCATCCACT ATGACACGATCAGTCGTCAACACAACCCAACGCAGGCCAGCTTCATCGCTCAAGCAGATCAGCTGCAGAGCGGCTATGAGGCTTTCGCTGCAGAGAGGGAACAGTTGGAGGCCCGACTGACTAACCTGACTACAGAGAGAGACCAGCTGCAGCAAAGTTACAACTCTTTGACCACTGAGAGAGATCAGTTCAGTGCCAGTCTCAACAATGTGACAACAGAGAAGGACCTGTTAAAGGCAATTTATGACACTTTAAAGCAAGGGAGCGATCAGTTAAAGACAAGCTGTAACGACATACAGAGGAACCTTGAGGATTTACAGACCAATCACAATAATCTGACAAAAAGTAGAGACCAATTACAGGCCAGATACAGTaccctgcagagagaaaaagatgagtTACACACTCTTTTTCGTCAACTACAGGGAAATTGGTCTCTGCTGGCGAGGGACAACGACGAGCTGCAGAGAAGCTACGACACattgtggaaagaaaaagaacaatttaAAACCCGTTATGAGACTCTCCATGAGGAAAACGAGCAGTTACAGGCAAATTACGGCAGTCTATTGAAAGTTAAGGATGAGTTACAGAAGACCGTCGATAAAGTAAAAA GAAGGGCATGTAAGACAGGCTGGCAGAAGTTTGACATCAGCTGTTACTTTGTCTCAGCTCAGCAGAAAAACTGGACTTCAAGCAGACAAGAGTGCATCAACATGGGAGCAGATCTTGTCGTCATAGACAGCCTGGATGAACAg GCATTTGTCAAGGGCATGTTGAAATCAGGTCAAAATGCCTGGATTGGTCTGACTGACAGTCTCACAGAGGGGACGTGGATGTGGGTGGATGGGACCCCCGTCACCACATCGTAA